From the Lathyrus oleraceus cultivar Zhongwan6 chromosome 4, CAAS_Psat_ZW6_1.0, whole genome shotgun sequence genome, one window contains:
- the LOC127074618 gene encoding thioredoxin domain-containing protein PLP3B, which yields MNPDAVKSTLTNLAFGNVIAAAARNYQKELLSEEKAAQSSSVNEEVDLDDLMDDPELEKLHADRIAAFKKEAEKREAWKKKGHGEFREVNEGDFLGEVTGSEKVICHFYHKEFYRCKIMDKHLKSLSTKHIDTKFIRLDAENAPFFVTKLAIKTLPCVILFRQGVAVDRLVGFQDLGAKDDFTTRKLEVLLIKKGIIAEKKDVDEEDQEYDESKRRSVRSSAAADSDSE from the exons ATGAATCCAGACGCTGTAAAGTCCACTCTCACCAATCTCGCGTTTGGAAACGTAATAGCAGCCGCCGCTCGTAATTATCAAAAG GAATTGCTCAGTGAAGAGAAGGCAGCACAATCAAGTTCTGTAAACGAGGAGGTTGACcttgatgatttgatggat GATCCCGAGTTGGAAAAATTGCATGCGGACAGGATTGCAGCTTTTAAG AAAGAAGCAGAGAAACGGGAGGCATGGAAGAAGAAAGGTCATGGGGAATTTAGGGAGGTAAATGAAGGGGATTTCTTGGGTGAAGTCACTGGAAGTGAAAAAGTGATCTGTCACTTCTACCATAAGGAGTTCTATCGATGCAA GATAATGGATAAGCACTTAAAGTCCCTTTCAACAAAACATATTGATACAAAGTTCATCAGGCTCGATGCAGAG AATGCACCGTTCTTTGTTACAAAATTGGCAATCAAAACTTTGCCTTGTGTCATACTCTTCAG ACAAGGAGTCGCAGTAGATAGATTGGTAGGTTTTCAAGATTTGGGAGCAAAAGATGATTTTACCACAAGAAAACTGGAGGTTCTGCTGATAAAGAAAG GTATTATTGCCGAGAAAAAGGATGTGGATGAGGAAGATCAAGAATATGATGAAAGTAAACGAAGAAGTGTTAGATCCTCAGCGGCCGCCGATTCTGACTCTGAATAA